Proteins from one Mycteria americana isolate JAX WOST 10 ecotype Jacksonville Zoo and Gardens chromosome 1, USCA_MyAme_1.0, whole genome shotgun sequence genomic window:
- the NDUFA6 gene encoding NADH dehydrogenase [ubiquinone] 1 alpha subcomplex subunit 6: MAVAGKGAVSAAVKPIFSRDLGEAKRRVRELYRAWYREVPNTVHLYQLDITVKQGRNKVREMFMKNAHVTDPRVIDMLVIKGKMDLQETIQVWKQRTHIMRYFHETETPRPKDFLSKFYAGHDP; encoded by the exons ATGGCGGTGGCGGGCAAAGGAGCGGTGTCTGCCGCGGTGAAGCCGATCTTCAGCCGGGACCTGGGCGAGGCGAAGCGGCGCGTGAGGGAGCTGTACCGGGCCTGGTACCGCGAGGTGCCCAACACGG TACACCTATACCAGCTGGACATCACGGTGAAACAGGGGCGGAACAAGGTGCGGGAGATGTTCATGAAGAATGCCCACGTTACGGATCCACGGGTGATAGACATGCTGGTTATTAAG GGAAAAATGGATCTTCAAGAAACCATTCAGGTATGGAAGCAGAGGACTCACATCATGAGGTATTTCCATGAGACGGAAACCCCACGGCCTAAAGACTTTCTGTCCAAATTCTATGCGGGCCACGATCCGTGA
- the SMDT1 gene encoding essential MCU regulator, mitochondrial yields the protein MAAAGGRLLAAAAACSGRAGWGGPRRTPAVPLVPSRSATVTRSGAILPKPVKTPFGLLRVFSVVIPFLYVGTQISKNFAALLEEHDIFVPEDDDDDD from the exons atggCAGCGGCAGGCGGGCGGCTCCTGGCGGCGGCTGCGGCTTgctcggggcgggcgggctggggcgggccGCGCCGCACCCCGGCCGTGCCGCTTGTGCCCTCCCGGAGCGCCACCGTGACCCGCAGCGGCGCCATTTTGCCCAAGCCGGTTAAG ACGCCCTTCGGCCTCCTGAGGGTATTCAGCGTTGTGATCCCTTTCCTGTATGTCGGGACGCAGATCAGTAAGAACTTCGCAGCCCTACTTGAAGAACATGATATCTTTGTCCCAGAGGATGACGACGATGATGATTAA
- the PHETA2 gene encoding sesquipedalian-2, which yields MKLNERSVAHYATCDSPADHAGFLRKRVERHHHHAHHHHATSYQRRWFVLKGNLLFYFEERESREPVGLVVLEGCTVELCEATEEFAFAIRFDDAGARAYVLVADGQAAMEAWVKALSRASFDYMRLVVRELEKQLEEACKSLAACHKSPRRSSSSGRKRHLSNPALLPLQEKPAILENGYSTWGSGGGVPGGAACPDRDGGHVKPPPLPPRRRSAASSATGSPAPGLSPAMPESPVSPETACFSKLHSWYGQEIAALRREWQERQKRGHP from the coding sequence ATGAAGCTGAACGAGCGGAGCGTGGCCCACTACGCCACCTGCGACTCGCCTGCCGACCATGCCGGCTTCCTCCGCAAGCGGGTGGAGCGGCACCACCACCATGCCCACCACCACCATGCCACCTCCTACCAGCGCCGCTGGTTCGTCCTCAAGGGCAACCTCCTCTTCTACTTTGAGGAGCGGGAGAGCCGGGAGCCCgtggggctggtggtgctggAGGGCTGCACCGTGGAGCTGTGCGAGGCCACCGAGGAGTTCGCCTTCGCCATCCGCTTCGATGACGCCGGCGCCAGGGCTTACGTGCTGGTGGCCGACGGGCAAGCTGCCATGGAGGCCTGGGTGAAGGCGCTCTCGCGGGCCAGCTTCGACTACATGCGGCTGGTGGTgagggagctggagaagcagctggaggaggccTGCAAGAGCTTGGCTGCTTGCCACAAGTCTCCGCGGAGGTCCTCCTCCTCCGGCAGGAAGAGGCACCTCTCCAACCCTGCCTTGCTGCCTCTCCAGGAGAAGCCCGCCATCCTGGAGAACGGTTACTCCACGTGGGGTAGTGGTGGTGGTGTCCCcgggggggctgcctgccctgaCCGTGACGGGGGGCACGTGAAGCCCCCGCCTCTGCCTCCGCGCCGGCGCTCAGCTGCCAGCAGTGCCACGGGGTCCCCGGCGCCTGGCCTCTCGCCAGCCATGCCAGAGAGCCCGGTGTCACCGGAGACTGCCTGCTTCTCCAAGCTGCACAGCTGGTATGGGCAGGAGATCGCGGCGCTGAGACGGGAGTggcaggagaggcagaagaggggACACCCGTGa